From Mustela nigripes isolate SB6536 chromosome 13, MUSNIG.SB6536, whole genome shotgun sequence, one genomic window encodes:
- the FLVCR2 gene encoding heme transporter FLVCR2 isoform X2 produces the protein MFYIIAGVATLLFILVIIVFKEKPKHPPSRAQSLSYALASPDASYLSSIVRVFKNLNFVLLIITYGLNAGAFYALSTLLNRMVILHYPGEEVNAGRIGLTIVIAGMLGAVISGIWLDRSKTYKETTLVVYIMTVVGMVVYTLTLNLGYLWVVFITAGTMGFFMTGYLPLGFEFAVELTYPESEGISSGLLNVSAQVFGIIFTISQGQIIDNYGTMPGNIFLCVFLTLGAALTAFIKADLRRQKANKETPENKLPEEEEEEESNTSKAPTTVSEEQL, from the exons ATGTTTTACATAATAGCAGGCGTGGCTACTCTGCTTTTCATCCTTGTCATCATCG tattCAAGGAGAAGCCTAAACACCCCCCCAGCAGGGCACAATCTCTGAGCTATGCCTTGGCGTCCCCTGATGCATCGTACTTAAGTTCCATTGTCCGGGTCTTCAAAAACCTCAACTTTGTGCTGCTTATCATCACCTATG GTCTCAATGCTGGTGCTTTTTATGCCTTGTCCACGCTGCTGAATCGCATGGTGATCTTGCACTACCCG GGGGAAGAAGTGAATGCTGGAAGAATCGGCCTGACCATCGTCATTGCAGGAATGCTTGGGGCCGTGATCTCAGGCATCTGGCTGGATAGGTCCAAAACCTACAA AGAGACAACCCTGGTGGTCTACATCATGACGGTAGTGGGCATGGTGGTGTACACACTGACGTTGAACCTGGGATACCTGTGGGTAGTGTTCATTACCGCTGGCACAATGGG CTTCTTCATGACGGGCTACCTCCCGCTGGGATTTGAGTTTGCTGTGGAGTTGACATACCCAGAATCGGAAGGCATATCGTCTGGCCTCCTGAATGTATCTGCCCAG GTGTTCGGGATCATCTTCACCATCTCCCAGGGCCAAATTATTGACAACTACGGAACCATGCCTGGGaacatctttctctgtgtgttcctCACCCTTGGAGCAGCCCTCACTG CGTTCATTAAGGCAGATCTCCGGAGGcagaaagcaaataaagaaactCCTGAGAAT AAGCtcccggaggaggaggaggaggaggagagcaacACCAGCAAAGCACCCACCACTGTGTCTGAGGAGCAGCTCTGA